The Nicotiana tomentosiformis chromosome 2, ASM39032v3, whole genome shotgun sequence genome includes the window agaaattcataaccaactgccgagtcaacaattattgagtttctccttctgaaaAGAACtattgcctcattataaccaaataatggtatttgctctttattacacttcatataatctgatcgcactgatcctgaatccaataatctcgtctcactaagtataagctgctcaggaaaTAAACCACCTCATACGcgatcaaaaagcctcatatgacgccacaatgagctaataagctacggactcgattgcgatacataagaaaaacgaactctggaaaggatttcTCAACCCActtgactaattagacaactaaaaaggtgtcatgaaccttcctcagaaaatgggacacaaacacacaaaatagaatataggggactgtactcaacatcacattgttgcggcgtgcaacccgatccacacatgatacatttgcggcgtgcaacccgatccacacatgatacccgtggcggcgtgccacccgatctgcacaaaaagaatctacaagaaaatacttaccgagctagaatgctcattactataaaatatctgaatatcggacacaagcacgctcagtgcataatatcatccctggaaggaccgacagcaccatacgctacaaaactcaagcacaactaaggtgcgatatatgatctgaatctcgagagccatcctgctcacataacaccatcgctatgcggaacctaaacacataagaaaattatcaagccgtttcgcaactcacacggcacaatatagtattacatgaaataaccgacgatgaaacgacatccaacgtctgaatactcctccatagggagcggttatgctgaaatgaacacatccggcttgatatagagctcatattcatattcaaatccatccacagacctcaagccgattctgatcgcatcgtactaggctaataacctttcaagtatccataataaccctttttcccacaacatacaagaatagccatcataaccaGAATAATACTTCCACAGTCGACAATCAAATAAACCAAGCACCCTccgggcataaattctcgaatcagcgatattaccaaaatcttcataattggtttcaatattcactcaatcaagtgactacatgtcactcttacacaatctttccgtgagacacgctcccacgaccttccgcaccaggtaacaagtctgcacatccatgctactggttacactaatgctgtaaagcatatcaagaatccacaaatcaatacacaaggtctcttacacctgacatcgaccttagatgatgccaaaaataataccatcttactttaaacatctaaatccctttcctgctcatccgagctcataacatccttgtcaacaccgaaccgaaatcttaaatcctcaactttcgagtcccatgctacttagtgcacttaaccacgccaatgcgcaggagtacaagaattccatcataactcccaaaccactaatagggtaaacacttcatcatatagaaaccttcttcttaactcatttcaagagaaccattgcaacacgtgactgaattcccatatccgtagaaaataccggcctcaagtagtggtctaaactaccataactcttctgggattcCTCTACACATAatatgtcataatacttgaattcctccaaataaaatcaattacggcggccatcaagcctcgcacgtaccgccacaattcacatgcataattcaatgcgctgaaggaactaatcattgccaccatcgtgccgattcaaccattgttagccgatccgtcttttctcaatttactctcaacttgccttagaaataataatagctccattcattacattacgaactcaaatccgcactcatcccaagtgaccttattttaCGAGACCgcgctatttcaaaacccactaattatctcatatcccttcttgtgcgcactttttacatcttcaactggtacacccattctaatatttattttatgaatccgaaattattttcttccgtttttcCAATGCTACACCATAACCTGAAGATAACGTAGAGTACTCCAAACCCCATTTCATAATCTgctacaaaagctcgatactcaaccatactataaactcgagatccttagacaccagactttaaatttttgaatccactaggaccgttattgagagtcacttgctctgacttgttcccatacatgatgaactccaaggccctgctagcacatggatactttctcaaggaaacacccgactgtctcactttttctgtgcattacatctacacgaagcataaactctgagtcttcccaccaacctgaatatgaattgataaggccaaatatggcccacattccccaaatactttgctcaaattaccattgatgttttctttccttagttacaatgacccaccaatacaccgataaccagaaaccgcacaagttgatactacgcaatccaatcatagaaggtggggctctcccacttagcttgaagctacaattacaaaattttggaatccacctagattctttcttcatcgttgacatgatcctgtacacgcaactcgccaatttatttatttatttattttcaaaatcCTTGTATTAACCTTTAATAGACACTCCGACCATTAGCCACATTtatatattaaatctcttaccgggtagccagtagaattcttcgcagaagctttgtcaacaccacgcgaccgctaacctgtttataggagataacccacatgtggaaattacatgctgacatattccaacgtcgttgCACTGGGtgtaattactacgaaatcagtagatcatcctgagtccaagctcattcaccagctacatcagtccgttcactcctcatggacatcagctaaaggtgcgacaatacattccaatccaaagtcatgttgtatccttcttcatatcaagtaaCTCTCTCCtattgtatccaatcttcctcaatgtagcggctaatattacaacttaagttcgTACACCCAGTCACTATTCattctacatcccaaatcactcaaacgtttcctcaagacgtgtaatcatcctaccacgtaacccatatgctactttgccactctcccactttggtcaaacccttctcctttaagcaactactcgacttctgttttcttacacttggccttttcggaacctaaccaccgcaaggcaccctccacatgtccttcctcatccttcgctgcccagttgttgccttaactcaaaatccgtctttgtagcacttgaaccaatagctcgttgccagctttaaacctttctgacgatcatccttctcgagacatcaatactagaaacgcTGCTTCGATCCCGAATCACTACACACCGTGATCTCTAACGATTGCTTCctctataccaattcctaacaccccgtcgtgaaggcgagttgaagaaaactataacaccggcgaaccttaacgcattttacaaggcgatgacaccacatcaaaattgagaactctaccacgctcgaaaatatcaggcttcgttactctatcaaccccaaacctgaacattcatagcccGATTGCCTTTTTatctgctggaaataaaacatggaacctctaaATCGTGTACTGaggaaaaccttctttcaagtcgtttactgccctgacacatagactgGCATTTTACCATTTCAGAAACACTGTGCTATAACAACGCACAAATCATCATAAtgatcaatgccaaatctcaaaaccttaggtagtactgatgcttaatttgaaatgacagagcggcctttcgcaaAGCGATGGAAATAGCCCAATAAATTACACATGGAGAAGCATcatgtactacatctgtagtagcattaaaaatttcctcgatccccaatttataacaagcgcttcacgtcgcataagattgaataggaaggaaatgtaggcataagcctcaaaggaatcgaatcgcacggtgaggaatcaaaaaggaaagtattcttaacagccctgtagcctctcgaagataagcacagacgtctctgtaccgatccgcaagactctactagacttgctcatgactcgtgagacctacgtgaacctagtgctctgataccatgttgtcacgacccaaaattcaaaaaaaaggtCGTGATTGCGcaggacaccactgtcaggcaagccaaccataatcaattaacttaattacccattttagtattttttaaataaaaatttctttaataaaattgtagagataaaactcatagagtaaatgataaatatttttgcaactaaatttctaaacaattcacaaccattcccaaaacccggtgtcacaagtgcatgagcatttactagggaattaaaataaaatacagcatctgtccagaatacaaattagacaggaaaatataataactctgaaggagattctgttagctgcggatcgtaatatagaatgcagctcacctatgtccccacaattattaaccacacctctgtgcccacaaggctgttatacatatatatacctgcacaataaaataagcagcaagtgcagtatgagtacgaaaacaaagtgtacccagtaagtatcaagcctaatctcgaagaggtagagacgagatggccgactatgacactcattatgggtcaataatattaaataatcatgaaaatagaaatatttatatcaacgtaattcacataattaacaataatttattgaaccagcaaaagtaattaaattccttcaattccaataattctcaatatattaattaaatttcttcaattcaaataatttctaatctattaattaaatccttcaatttcaataaaaatttcagtTAATCAAATAGTTTTAcgagctgcaattcaatttcaataaatttccaatttatcaaatcgctttacaagctgtaataaactgtccaagtatcgtgtaattattattattattaagcacgatttctgtgaggtcgtacggcctgatccagagtttcgtgtacactgtcgagggacgtgcggcacgatccatagatgcatctatcctgccgaggcgtttggcccgctccacaagaaaggaggacattttcttatgtgtctTCGGAAGGAGagtgtatttattataagatatattcgggaggaagaacaattaaGCATATGAGGTTTTCATCCTTTGATATCTTTATCTGaaaatttataatatatatatatatatatatatatatatatatatatatatatatatatatatatatatatataatacaatttatacaagtaatttatgctttgagtcctaaactatccggactttagcattaatagtagctacgcacggactctcgtcacctcgtgcgtacgtaacccccgcaattagcaacaattattcaatttaatctctatggggtaatttccccctcacaagattacacaagagacttacctcgtcttgctctaatttaatctactataaggcctttttcacgattatccaactctgtctggctcgaatctagccaaaataattcgatacaatcactaaaaattataggaatcaattctataagaaaatactacattttaaataaaaatcccgaaattaattataaattcgtccgtggggcccacatctcaaaatccagcaaaagttatgaaatccgataacccattcaattacgagtccaaccatatcagtttcactcaaatctgactctgaatcgataccgaaatctcaaaaattcgtttctatgagatttctaaaattttccaaatctcaatctcaaaatactaattaaatggtgaaaacaatgatatatttatgtttatagaccaaatccaagttagaatcacttaccccaatgtcttttccttgaaaatctatcaaaaatcgtctctgctcaaactccaatttgttaaaaatggcgaatgggacgaatgccctcttttataattctgcccaggcagccctcgatccacaacctcgatcctcggcctcgatccacagcctcgatccacagctttgatcctcagcctcgatcttgggagctcgattttgggcctcgatcctcggctTCGATTTTGGGCCAGACTTTCCAccagaaaggaaaaaaaattaattaatttaaacagaaaatcaagcatacgAGGTTTCCATTCTTTGATATCTTTATCTGAAAatttacaatatattcatatatatatatatatatatatatatatatatatatatatatatatatatatatatatcaattaatattaattaaacaaagaatacaatttacacaagtaattcatgctttgagtcctaaactatccggactttagcattaatagtagctacgcacggactctcgccacctcgtgcatacgtagcccccgcaattagcaacaattattcaatttaatgtctgtggggtaatttccccctcataagattagataagagacttacctcgtcttgctccaatttaccactataaggcctttttcacgattattaattgatatatatatatatatcaattaatattaattaaacaaagaatacaatttacacaagtaattcatgctttgagtcctaaactatccggactttagcattaatagtagctacgcacggacgctcgtcacctcgtgcatacgtagcccccgcaattagcaacaattattcaatttaatccctatggggtaattttcccctcacaagattagacaagagacttacctcgtcttgctccaatttaatccactataaggccttttccacgattattcaactctgtctggctcgaatctagccaaaataattcgatacaatcactaaaaattataggaatcaattctataagaaaatactacattttaaataaaaatcccgaaattaattataaattcgtccgtagggcccacatctcggaatccgacgaaagttatgaaatccgacaacccattcaattacgagtccaaccataccagtttcactcaaatctgactccgaatcgataccgaaatctcaaaaattcgtttctatgagatttctaaaaattttcaaatctcaatctcaaaatactaattaaatggtaaaaacaatgatatatttatgtttatagaccaaattcaagttagaatcacttaccccaatatcttttccttgaaaatctatcaaaaatcgtctctgctcaaactccaatttgttaaaaatggcgaatgggacgaatgccctcttttataattctgcccaggcagccctcgatccacagcctcgatcctcggcctcgatccacagcctcgatccacagcctcgatcctcggcctcgatcctcaacctcgattttgggcctcgatcctcggcctcgattttgggccagaCTTTCCACCAGAAAGGgaaaaaaattgcagcagctgttttaagtccaacttttgatccgttaaccatccaaaactcacccgagtccctcgggacctcaaccaaatataccaacaagtcctaaaacatcatacgaacttatttgaaacctcaaatcatataaaacgatgctaaaaccacgaattatgccccaattcaagcttaatgaaactaagaatttttaacttctacattcaatgtcgaaacctatcaaatcaactccgattgacctcaaattttacacacaagtcataaatgacataacggagctataaaaatttttggaactggattccgacttcggtatcaaaaagtcaactcctcggtcaaacttccaaacttaaattcttgtttttagccatttcgagcctaattttactacgaacttccaaataaaattttgaacacgctcctaagtccaaaatcaccatacggaactgttggaatcatcaaaattctattccagggtcgttttcacataattagacatccggtcactatttgaacttaaacattttaatttttcatcaaaattccatatctcggggtagggacctcggaatttgattccgggcatacgcccaagtcctaaatcacgatacggacccaccgaaactgtcaaaatactgatccgagtctgtttgctcaaaatgttgaccaaagtcaaacttggtcttttaaagccaacttaaggaaccaagtgttccgatttcaacacaaacacttccaaatcccgaaccaaccatccccacaagtcataaatcatttaaagcacatacgaaaaattttatttagggtaacgtggttctaaaagtcaaaactaccggttggatcgttacatttATTACTAGTATTTTGGCTCTGAAAGACCTAAGTAGGTAGTATCCTCTTGAAATAATATGTTAAAAGACGAAAATTattaaaaagtttaagaaatattcaTAAATTACATTACAACAAGGTGCTCAACGGTATATTGTATTCCCCAGTAACATTTATATTACAGTCAAACATCTCTGTAACAGTCTCGTTTGtttcgaatatttttggatgttatagtgAATTGTTGTTaaagagaacatatattataacagaacatgaaatttagttCTGGAaaaaacttggcttttatagCAAAGTATTATTATATAGGAATGCTGTTATAGAAAGGTCTGACTGTACATGCTACAAATATACGTATTGCATGTTACTACATTGCTCGATGGGTAGTATAAATGCATATTGTATGCTACCAATATACGTATAAGCAATCCAATGCATATTGCTCCGAACAAGACAAAAACTGCTAAAGCTTAAGATAAGATTGGAGGAGTCAGAGCAACGTATGGGTATTACTTAGTTTTCATCATCTTTGCCAGGGCAATGATAGCGTTACAATGTGCGAGTTGAAACCAACATCAATATATTAATGGACAGGCGCATTCAGAAACCGAGTGACTAGCACTATTAGCGTATAAATGAAAAAAACTTGAACTAACGTCAAAGAATGTCAAACAAGTGTAAGAATCAAATTAAGATGGTCAATTGATACTTATAAGATAAGCAGTTTCTTAAGTAGACTCAAAATTTCTTTTCATCTTCAAGCCGGAAAGAAAATGAGCTTTAATCGCCTTACTTGGATCTTTCTTCTGTAACAAAACTCTAAAGTAAGTTTTGTGTCCGGATTAACTTCCTTGAACTTCAATAAAATTTACTGTCAATGCTGAGATTTAAACTCTATGCAGATGAAAAGAAGGCACCTAGCATTTTCTGCCAATGCTGAGATTCAAACTCTAGTTTCCTATGGTCCGTTTCAACAGCTCTTGTATAATAATAGTCTACAAACCCCATAGATGCATGTAGAAAGTAACCATAGTGGCAACTTATCACCCAGAGGATCGGAGTAAATACGTAAAATCTGAAAAGTTTTAACATTAGCCACACAAGGATGGGCCAAAATCCATATCGAACAAAATTTGATTTGCAGTCAAACGCATGCATAGAACATGTCCAGACACTAACAATATAAAGATACTAAAGGCAAAGTGCTCATTCATCCTCCTGGCTGCGCAGCCTAGAAAGCTTGTTCGTCACAACCACATCAAGTTGTGCTGCTCGCTCAACAATTTTTTTCCTCTTCCTTGTGGATACATTATGTGCAATCTCTGCACAGTAAGTTCTGACAAGAAAAGATACAATCAGCAGCCAGGAATAAAGATGATCAAACAACTTAAAGCGAATGATAGAATAGGACTGTTTAGTGCATTACCGGTTGTGCATCATTAAGATCTCAAGTTCACTCGCATTGTGCACAACAAACTTCTTGAAGCCATTGGGAAGATAGTGACGTGTCTTCTTGTCAGACCCATATCCAATATTGGGCATCAGCACACATCCCTTAAACTTTCTTCTAACACGAGAATCAATACCTTTTGGTCTGCGCCAGCTTTCCTGTTTTAGAAAAATCAAAATAGTTAGTTTAATTTAGTAAGCCAGCACAGTTCATGCTGACCGATGAAAGGTGAATGCATTTGGGACACTAGATGCATTCCCCTCTCGATGTAATGAAAATGACCTGTAGCAATGTATGAAACCAATTAACCTTCATAATCCCACATACTAAACCAATCAATAATGTGCAAATCaatgattatctatatttattatattaata containing:
- the LOC104096690 gene encoding large ribosomal subunit protein eL32z-like, yielding MAVPLLNKKVVKKRVKKFIRPQSDRRITVKESWRRPKGIDSRVRRKFKGCVLMPNIGYGSDKKTRHYLPNGFKKFVVHNASELEILMMHNRTYCAEIAHNVSTRKRKKIVERAAQLDVVVTNKLSRLRSQEDE